In one Tessaracoccus palaemonis genomic region, the following are encoded:
- a CDS encoding SLC13 family permease, producing the protein MDPIVATFAILALAIVAFASNRVPLGIVAVGVSLALYFTGVLTFPQALAGFGDPTVLFIAALFIVSESLDSTGVTAWAGQKVIGAAGTGRTPLLIVVCLLVAVLTALISVNGAVAALLPLVVVVASAAGIAPSQLLLPLAFAAHAGSMLLLTGTPVNIIVSDAAREAGGRPFGFFEFALVGLPLLVGTVLIIVVFGRALLPVRSGAVMPTDLSRLTRRLKNHYAVTTETETLIGRTEGVSEVVVAPRSHLIGTTIFPGMATPSGDLVVLSARRGDQVLHDAEITLHAGDALLLQGSWDDLARHTEASDSVMVVDAPSTLRRSVPLGKGASRAIVILGLMVLLLATGLVPPAAAAMLAAVALVLTGAVGVNQAYRSISWTTVVLVAGMIPLSTAFLSTGAADLVAGWLISLVGDSGATVALLAIVLLTIVLGQVISNTATVLIVAPIAMAVASGLDVSVQPFMMALTVAGAASFLTPIATPANLMVMKPAGYSFGDYWKLGLPLAVLFAVVAVWYVPLIWPF; encoded by the coding sequence ATGGATCCGATCGTCGCGACGTTCGCGATCCTCGCCCTGGCGATCGTCGCGTTCGCGAGCAACAGGGTGCCGCTCGGCATCGTCGCGGTCGGGGTCTCGCTCGCGCTGTACTTCACGGGCGTCCTGACGTTCCCGCAGGCGCTCGCGGGGTTCGGCGACCCGACGGTGCTGTTCATCGCCGCGCTGTTCATCGTCAGCGAGTCCCTGGACTCGACGGGCGTGACGGCGTGGGCGGGACAGAAGGTGATCGGCGCCGCCGGCACCGGCCGCACCCCGCTGCTGATCGTCGTGTGCCTGCTCGTCGCGGTGCTCACGGCGCTGATCAGCGTCAACGGGGCGGTGGCGGCGCTGCTGCCGCTGGTGGTGGTCGTCGCGAGCGCGGCTGGCATCGCCCCGTCGCAGCTGCTCCTGCCGCTCGCGTTCGCGGCGCACGCGGGCTCGATGCTGCTGCTGACCGGCACGCCGGTGAACATCATCGTGTCCGACGCCGCGCGCGAGGCGGGCGGGCGGCCGTTCGGCTTCTTCGAGTTCGCTCTGGTCGGGCTGCCCCTGCTGGTCGGGACCGTCCTGATCATCGTGGTGTTCGGCCGCGCGCTGCTGCCCGTGCGCTCCGGGGCCGTCATGCCCACCGACCTCAGCCGCCTCACCCGTCGGCTGAAGAACCACTACGCCGTCACGACGGAGACCGAGACGCTCATCGGCCGCACCGAGGGCGTCAGCGAGGTGGTCGTCGCGCCGCGTTCGCACCTGATCGGCACGACGATCTTCCCCGGCATGGCGACCCCGAGCGGCGACCTCGTCGTGCTGTCGGCCCGCCGCGGCGACCAGGTGCTGCACGACGCGGAGATCACCCTCCACGCCGGCGACGCGCTGCTGCTGCAGGGCTCCTGGGACGACCTCGCCCGCCACACCGAGGCGAGCGACAGCGTGATGGTCGTCGACGCGCCCAGCACCCTGCGCCGGTCGGTCCCCCTGGGCAAGGGGGCCTCGCGGGCGATCGTGATCCTCGGCCTGATGGTCCTGCTGCTCGCCACGGGGCTCGTCCCGCCGGCCGCCGCGGCGATGCTCGCCGCCGTCGCGCTGGTCCTGACCGGCGCCGTCGGCGTGAACCAGGCCTACCGATCGATCTCCTGGACCACCGTCGTGCTGGTGGCGGGCATGATCCCGCTGTCGACGGCGTTCCTCTCGACGGGCGCCGCCGACCTCGTCGCGGGCTGGCTGATCTCGCTGGTGGGCGACTCGGGCGCGACCGTCGCGCTGCTCGCCATCGTCCTCCTGACCATCGTGCTCGGGCAGGTCATCAGCAACACGGCGACGGTGCTGATCGTCGCGCCGATCGCGATGGCCGTCGCCTCGGGCCTCGACGTCTCCGTCCAGCCGTTCATGATGGCCCTGACCGTCGCGGGCGCCGCGTCGTTCCTCACGCCGATCGCCACCCCGGCCAACCTGATGGTCATGAAGCCGGCCGGCTACTCGTTCGGCGACTACTGGAAACTCGGCCTCCCGCTCGCCGTGCTCTTCGCCGTCGTCGCGGTCTGGTACGTCCCGCTCATCTGGCCGTTCTGA
- a CDS encoding leucyl aminopeptidase family protein, whose protein sequence is MTRSPNKLIPADFAVLPGLDALEAISLTAGSPAADAEAVGYTVFADGDVPAALGLDRGALTRAGFDAAVGKTLIIPTGDGPELVAVGAGAAADLDSAKLRDLAAAFVRAASRVGTLGLVVGAVPVAGVSAAAAIAEGAALARYRYTVLKSDPKHVPLASLTVAIDGASADDVTSGLKAGLLGARAGVVARDVTNTPPGHLTAVDLADISEALGERFGFDVETFDKAALIELGCGGLLGVNQGSVEEPRMIKLTYSPDGAAGHLGLVGKGIMYDSGGISLKPSDPMHLLMKMDMGGAAAVLGAFTVLQGLGVAAKVTGWLMCTDNMPSGTAYKLGDVLVARDGTTVEVKNTDAEGRLAMMDGIALANEDGVDAIIDIATLTGAALMALGQATAPVFANDDRMAALVEGAAEATGESVWRLPLERKYRPQLDSDIADISNLGGKYAGATTAALFLDHFVRDTPWAHLDIAGTMQTERDDSWRTAGATGFGARLIAAAAADFRPLG, encoded by the coding sequence ATGACCCGCAGCCCCAACAAGCTCATCCCCGCCGACTTCGCCGTGCTGCCCGGCCTCGACGCGCTCGAGGCCATCAGCCTCACGGCGGGGTCACCCGCGGCCGACGCCGAGGCGGTCGGCTACACCGTCTTCGCCGACGGTGACGTGCCCGCCGCACTCGGCCTCGACCGCGGCGCGCTGACTCGCGCGGGGTTCGACGCAGCCGTCGGGAAGACGCTCATCATCCCGACCGGCGACGGGCCGGAGCTCGTCGCGGTGGGCGCCGGCGCGGCAGCCGACCTCGACAGCGCCAAGCTCCGCGACCTCGCCGCCGCGTTCGTGCGCGCCGCCTCGCGCGTCGGCACCCTCGGCCTGGTCGTCGGCGCCGTCCCCGTCGCCGGGGTGTCCGCCGCGGCCGCGATCGCCGAGGGCGCCGCACTGGCCCGCTACCGCTACACCGTGCTCAAGTCCGACCCGAAGCACGTCCCGTTGGCCTCCCTCACCGTCGCGATCGACGGCGCGTCCGCCGACGACGTCACCTCCGGTCTGAAGGCCGGGCTGCTGGGCGCGAGGGCCGGCGTCGTCGCGCGCGACGTGACGAACACGCCCCCCGGCCACCTGACCGCCGTCGACCTCGCCGACATCTCCGAGGCGCTGGGCGAGCGGTTCGGCTTCGACGTCGAGACCTTCGACAAGGCCGCGCTCATCGAGCTCGGCTGCGGCGGCCTGCTGGGCGTGAACCAGGGCTCCGTCGAGGAGCCCCGCATGATCAAGCTGACCTACTCCCCCGACGGGGCCGCCGGCCACCTCGGGCTCGTCGGCAAGGGCATCATGTACGACTCGGGCGGCATCAGCCTCAAGCCCAGCGACCCGATGCACCTGCTGATGAAGATGGACATGGGCGGCGCGGCCGCGGTCCTCGGCGCGTTCACGGTGCTGCAGGGCCTCGGCGTCGCGGCGAAGGTCACCGGCTGGCTGATGTGCACCGACAACATGCCGTCGGGCACCGCCTACAAGCTGGGCGACGTGCTCGTCGCGCGGGACGGCACCACCGTCGAGGTGAAGAACACCGACGCCGAGGGTCGCCTGGCGATGATGGACGGCATCGCGCTGGCCAACGAGGACGGCGTCGACGCGATCATCGACATCGCGACGCTCACCGGCGCCGCGCTGATGGCGCTCGGCCAGGCCACCGCCCCGGTGTTCGCGAACGACGACCGCATGGCGGCCCTCGTCGAGGGCGCCGCCGAGGCGACGGGCGAGTCCGTGTGGCGGCTCCCGCTCGAGCGGAAGTACCGCCCGCAGCTGGACTCCGACATCGCGGACATCTCCAACCTCGGCGGCAAGTACGCCGGGGCGACGACCGCGGCCCTGTTCCTGGACCACTTCGTCCGCGACACCCCGTGGGCGCACCTCGACATCGCCGGCACGATGCAGACCGAGCGCGACGACTCGTGGCGCACCGCGGGCGCGACCGGCTTCGGCGCGCGCCTGATCGCGGCCGCAGCGGCCGACTTCCGGCCGCTGGGCTGA